The Brachyhypopomus gauderio isolate BG-103 chromosome 19, BGAUD_0.2, whole genome shotgun sequence DNA segment ATTCATTGACTGTTTCCTTAACACACTGCTACAACAGGACATGTATCTGGCCACGTTCACTCAGAACTGAACAACAGGACATGTATCTGACAACAGTACATATATCTGACAACAGGACATGTATCTGACAACAGGACATGTATCTGACCACGTTCACTCAGAACTGAACAACAGGACATGTATCTGACAACAGGACATATATCTGATAACAGTACATATATCTGACAACAGGACATGTATCTGACAACAGGACATGTATCTGACAACAGGACATGTATCTGACCACGTTCACTCAGAACTGAACAACAGGACATGTATCTGACAACAGGACATGTATCTGACAACAGGACATGTATCTGACAACAGGACATGTATCTGATAACAGGACATTTATCTGATAACAGTACATATATCTGATAACAGTACATATATCTGACAACAGGACATGTATCTGATAACAGGACATGTATCTGATAACAGTACATATATCTGATAACAGTACATGTATCTGACAACAGGACATGTATCTGATAACAGGACATGTATCTGATAACAGTACATGTATCTGACAACAGGACATATATCTGATACCAGGACATGTATCTGACCATGTTCACTCAGGACAGAACAGACGCTCTTCCTTGTGGACTTTGTCTTAAAGTTGTTACAGCTTAGGTTTGCAGCAAAGAATACAAGAGCTGATTTGAAGtcaggttttgttttttttccatctTAAAGAATACATCATAAGGAAAGCTGAGAACTGATCCTGGATCTGCACTCTTGTTTCACACGAGTCGGAAAACACTGCAGAAAGTGACCTGAGCCAGATCGGCAGACTCTGCTGATGGGTCACGGTCTCCCTTCAgctggactcacacacacacctgctcctcaaCTACTGGCCGTCGCTCCCAGAAATGGAAGCGTGTTCCTGTCCTGTTCTGGGCTCCAGAGACCAAAGTCAGATGAAGAATTCATCCAGCGATTCTGGAGGCTGTGTGCTGGCGTGCAGTGGTGTTGGTCTCTGTGCGGTGGGGTGTGGGGGACTCGTCTCCGTGAGGACACCCTCTCCACGTCCCCATGTCCTCTGTGGCTCTGGGAGGAAGCGTCTAAGGTCCCTGGCCAGCGTCTCGAGAGCAGGCGCAGACCACCGGGCCTGGGGGCCCACAGCACGTCCCGTGTCCACGTCCATCTCAGGctcctcctctctgcccagCAGGAGGCGTGGCTCGGATGAATCGGCAGCTGCGGTTGGCTCGAGCGGGTTGATGGACAGCGTGGCCGGGCTGCTGCGCTGGGAGGAGTAGCAAGAGCTGGCGGGGGGGGTGCTACACGCACTGCCGGAGCCCACGCTGCCCCCACCGCACCCCCCAACACGGGGGCCGCACACCCCGTCCTGGGGCAGGTCCACTCTGGGCTTGCCCAGGGCACGCTCCTTCAGCTGGGCTAGCCTCCCTGCCGGAGAGGCCGGTTGGACGTGGGTGGGCACGGGGCACCTGAGCAGTGTGCGAGGGGGCAGGCCGGGGCAGTTCAGGGGCAGGCCGGGGCAGTTCAGGGGCAGGCTGGGGCAGTTCAGGGGGAAGGCTGAGGCCAGGAGGCGCTGAGGTTGCCCTCCTCCCTTAACCTGGTGGCAACAAACAATAAGACATTTTGACAAATTTCATGATCTTCTttcattaaataatttttattaaaaacatgtttCGTTAAAACGTTTTTGTGTAAACTGTGCATATTGTCAGATTCCCACATCCTCCCAAAAGGGAAGCGAAGTTTATAATGCTTTATAATGCTTTATAATGTTTTATAATGCTTTATAATGCTTTATAATGCTTTGAGAATGTAAATTCAGTTCTCATACTTTTTTCACAAATTACTTCTTGTCCAAAGTCGCTGCCATAGTTACGGCTAAGCAGCCTCAGAAATGCTGTGGCAGGAAAAATGCATCACTGTTCTGTTTTTCTTGCCAAAGGCTATACTCTTCAGTGTGTGCTGTTGCTGAATACATTTGCCGTTGGGAATGTCAGTGTTTCCCCAGTGAATACAAATGTTCTTTTTTACTTTAATGTTAAAACAGGAGAACTGTGTCTTTTAAAATAACATCATAATATCACCACTATCACATAGTtaaactacaccaccaccacatggcTTAACTACACCACTATCACGTAGTtaaactacaccaccatcacgtagttaaactacaccaccactatcacatAGTTAAACTACACTACCATTGCATAGTtaaactacaccaccaccacatggcTTAACTACACCACTATCACATAGTtaaactacaccaccaccacatggcTTAACTACACCACTATCACGTAGTtaaactacaccaccatcacgtagttaaactacaccaccactatcacatAGTTAAACTACACTACCATTGCATAGTtaaactacaccaccaccacatggcttaactacaccaccatcacatagTTAAACTACACTGCGTCCACATGGcttaactacaccaccatcacgtagttaaactacaccaccaccacatggcTTAACTACACCACTATCACGTAGTtaaactacaccaccatcacgtagttaaactacaccaccactatcacatAGTTAAACTACACTACCATTGCATAGTtaaactacaccaccaccacatggcTTAACTACACCACTATCACATAGTTAAACTACACCACCGCCACATGGCTTAACTACAGCACCATCACATAGTTAAACTACACTGCGTCCACATGGcttaactacaccaccatcacgtagttaaactacaccaccaccacatggcTTAACTACACCACTATCACATAGCTAAACTACACCACCGCCACATGGCTTAACTACAGCACCATCACATAGTTAAACTACACTACGTCCACATGGcttaactacaccaccatcacgtagttaaactacaccaccaccacatggcTTAACTACACCACTATCACGTAGTTAAATTACACCACCGCCACATGGCTTaacaacatcaccatcacatagataaactacaccaccaccacatggcttaactacaccaccactatcacatAGTTAAACTACACTACCATTGCATAGTTAaactacaccaccattacatagttaaactacaccaccatcacgtagttaaactacaccaccaccacatggcttaactacaccaccactatcacagTTAAACTACACTACCATTGCATAGTtaaactacaccaccaccacatggcTTAACTACACCACTATCACATAGTTAAACTACACCACCGCCACATGGCTTAACTACAGCACCATCACATAGTTAAACTACACTGCGTCCACATGGcttaactacaccaccatcacgtagttaaactacaccaccaccacatggcTTAACTACACCACTATCACATAGCTAAACTACACCACCGCCACATGGCTTAACTACAGCACCATCACATAGTTAAACTACACTACGTCCACATGGcttaactacaccaccatcacgtagttaaactacaccaccaccacatggcTTAACTACACCACTATCACGTAGTTAAATTACACCACCGCCACATGGCTTAACATCACCATCACATAGAtaaactacaccaccatcacgtagttaaactacaccaccaccacatggcttaactacaccaccactatcacatAGTTAAACTACACCATCGCCACATGGCTTAATTAAaccacactccacacatccCTTCAAGAAGAGCAAGAACAATCTAGAAATGTGCAAATCAACATGTTCTGCCCCTGAGGGGTATAACCTGAACACTAACTGGGCACAAACCCTCACTGCAGTATCCTCAGTTGTGGGTTTGGAGCTCATCTCCTGGACCATGAAAGCCAATTATGAACGGCATTTTAAGTGGCTCTTTAGTAAATCAGAATGAATCCTTGGAGCACAGCACAGAACTATTTGATAGACCATCATCCAAGTGGTTGAGGTTTGCAGTGGAATATGTCTTGAAATGTACTTAAATACAAATATTTCATGCTTGGTGCAAAGTTTCCGTCTCTATGGTGGTCTAGCGTCTTCTGTGTGGACATGCTAGTCGATGCGATCCCAGGGAAACGTCCTCAAAGAGCATTCGCCCGTTTCTTTTCATCATGGAATGTGAGACGGACCGTGAATCAGCACCACGGCGGTCGCCCCGTCAGACGGACCGTGAATCAGCACCACGGCGGGCGCCCCGTCAGACGGACCGTGAGGCAGCACCTCGGCTGTTGCCCCTACAGACGGACCGTGTCGAGCCGTAATTCCAGCCGTGTGTCCCCATGCTCTCCCAGGGTTGCGTTTGGCAGCTTGACCCGGGACAGAAACCACAACAACTTCACATGGCAAACCATTTACCATAAATCCCGACTCGAGTGATTATTTACATCTCAGGAGAAAGGCCTCCGCTTTTCAACATGGTTttatattcacaaaaataagtTGGTGGGCCAAAGGTTTGAGGAAACTTTAGGGGCACAGTTTCTGCGGATTCGAGCAATAAGCAAATGATATACTCCTCAGCAATGCAGCCAGTTCCAGCCAGTTCTTTTAGCACGACTGCAACACTGAACCTTCCCGTTCAGTGGTCCCATGAGAACAGGCTACTTGTCACACAGCAATTATCATGCTGAAATACAGAGGTTGCAACAGATTTAGTGAATCACATAAAAAAGACGTGTCTggcacagacacactgcaggaACTTCACAAATGGAGGAAATGCTTTTTTTGGTTTTTCATATGACTATCTAATGTAGACCTGGAAGCAATTTTCTGACGCCTACCTGAAAAAGGATCTTGTTGCCATCCAGGTCCTCGGTCTGCCAGCGGGTGGCGCTGATGGGCGAGCAGGGGTTGGGCAACAGGGGTACCAGCTGTCCGATCTCGCCCACCCTGAACTGCAGCACGGCAGAGTGGCAGGGCTCGGCCCGGACGCCCGGGGGGAGCTGCTTCAGAGCCATCTGCACGCTGACGCCCCTGTCGGCGAACACCGTGAACCAGCAGAAACCTGCCTTCTGCTCCTCGGCCCGCCGACGCAGGATGGTCTCGTACAGCCGCACGGCGTCCTCGAAGTTATGGCAGCTGCTGTGGAGGGTGACCCGAACGGACTCGCCACCGCAGTGCACCGGCCGCACGGCCCACAGCGGCATCCCCACGCCCAGGCCGTAGAAGTCCCGGCCGGGCAGCAGGTAGGGCCGGGCCAGTGCGTCGGGCGGGCCCGCGTGGGCATCCCCCGCCCTGCCCTCGCTGTGGTGGTACTGCCAGGGCGGGCACTGGAAGAAGTCCAGGACCCGGAGGATGCGTTCCTCGCCGTAGGCCTCATGCAGGAAGAGAGTGACGGCAAGAGCTGGGTGCACGCTCGCGGGGCACGGAGGGCCACGTGTGCCCTCACGCAGCGGGCAGGCACGTTCCGACACGTGGAAGAGACGCAGGCCAGGACACACCCACTTGAGGAGGCGGTCCAGTGTGTGTTGGAGGAGCAGGGAGTCTCCGGGATTGGTCAGCAGATGCATGGTGACCTGTAGGGGCTCCTGATGTGCCATGTGGTCAACTAGTCACAGGTTAGGGCACCGAATACCCAGAAAgggggaaagaaagaaagggagaaacTTCAGAATGTCCTGAAAGTCTTGAGACTTTGAGAGGTTTATATATAACACTTGTCcaatttataataataaaaatgcttAGAAATTCTACTTACTGCTACTGCAAGATATTTTGCTGCAGTCTGATCTATAAGCAAATAAACAAGAGTTAAGCAAACATACAAATATCATATTTCCTTGGTCTCCCACTACCTTTTAGAAAGGACAAACTCTTGAGTTCCCCATCACTTACCTTTACTAAAGACT contains these protein-coding regions:
- the fam124b gene encoding protein FAM124B isoform X3; this translates as MLRKSYLFPNRVDDEYADSGAETAGSDCSKISCSSIDHMAHQEPLQVTMHLLTNPGDSLLLQHTLDRLLKWVCPGLRLFHVSERACPLREGTRGPPCPASVHPALAVTLFLHEAYGEERILRVLDFFQCPPWQYHHSEGRAGDAHAGPPDALARPYLLPGRDFYGLGVGMPLWAVRPVHCGGESVRVTLHSSCHNFEDAVRLYETILRRRAEEQKAGFCWFTVFADRGVSVQMALKQLPPGVRAEPCHSAVLQFRVGEIGQLVPLLPNPCSPISATRWQTEDLDGNKILFQHDNCCVTSSLFSWDH
- the fam124b gene encoding protein FAM124B isoform X2 — its product is MAHQEPLQVTMHLLTNPGDSLLLQHTLDRLLKWVCPGLRLFHVSERACPLREGTRGPPCPASVHPALAVTLFLHEAYGEERILRVLDFFQCPPWQYHHSEGRAGDAHAGPPDALARPYLLPGRDFYGLGVGMPLWAVRPVHCGGESVRVTLHSSCHNFEDAVRLYETILRRRAEEQKAGFCWFTVFADRGVSVQMALKQLPPGVRAEPCHSAVLQFRVGEIGQLVPLLPNPCSPISATRWQTEDLDGNKILFQVKGGGQPQRLLASAFPLNCPSLPLNCPGLPLNCPGLPPRTLLRCPVPTHVQPASPAGRLAQLKERALGKPRVDLPQDGVCGPRVGGCGGGSVGSGSACSTPPASSCYSSQRSSPATLSINPLEPTAAADSSEPRLLLGREEEPEMDVDTGRAVGPQARWSAPALETLARDLRRFLPEPQRTWGRGEGVLTETSPPHPTAQRPTPLHASTQPPESLDEFFI
- the fam124b gene encoding protein FAM124A isoform X1, producing MLRKSYLFPNRVDDEYADSGAETAGSDCSKISCSSIDHMAHQEPLQVTMHLLTNPGDSLLLQHTLDRLLKWVCPGLRLFHVSERACPLREGTRGPPCPASVHPALAVTLFLHEAYGEERILRVLDFFQCPPWQYHHSEGRAGDAHAGPPDALARPYLLPGRDFYGLGVGMPLWAVRPVHCGGESVRVTLHSSCHNFEDAVRLYETILRRRAEEQKAGFCWFTVFADRGVSVQMALKQLPPGVRAEPCHSAVLQFRVGEIGQLVPLLPNPCSPISATRWQTEDLDGNKILFQVKGGGQPQRLLASAFPLNCPSLPLNCPGLPLNCPGLPPRTLLRCPVPTHVQPASPAGRLAQLKERALGKPRVDLPQDGVCGPRVGGCGGGSVGSGSACSTPPASSCYSSQRSSPATLSINPLEPTAAADSSEPRLLLGREEEPEMDVDTGRAVGPQARWSAPALETLARDLRRFLPEPQRTWGRGEGVLTETSPPHPTAQRPTPLHASTQPPESLDEFFI